The region CTCACTTTAGTTTTATCACTTTGAATGGTCCATTCAAGTTCAAAATCAATTTCGAAGCCGTATATCAAAAAATCTTCATCTAAAGCACAGCACATCACACAAAACCTTCCACCTCCCATATCAGCTAATTGTTTCCAATCATTTTCTCTGCCATACTTATGAACATCCGAAGTATGAAGTTCAGCCAGAACCCTATGAGATATAGGATCAATATCACCCTTGTCACTAAGGTGAACATTATATGCAATGGGCAGAGCACCACCATTAAGGGCGACTAGAATCCAAGTGTTATCAGCCAATTCATTCGAAATCCCCATATCGCCAACATGTAAGAAGGGAAAaggaatatttttctctttaaatttGTCCACCATGGACTTGCAATCCTCCCATTCTGAATCTGAATTTATGGTGTTGAACTTAGATGTTTGAAAACAAGTCTTGGCGTCTGtaataaacacatatatataacctcTAAGGAAAAAATGACACCGTGCATCAAGACTAACCAtgttcattaaattataatcacGTAGGACGGGTGGGGGTGGCAGGGTTTTAAACAAATTCTTGTTTGGATCAAAGTATTGAAAATGGAAGGCGTGTCCGATCATGTCAAAATTTTGACCAAAATAATCAGGCAGTGACAACAGGTAAATCCGATCCTCAGCTCGAATGACGTTAGGATACATCATGCAATCACAGTTTAAGTTCTGAAGTGGTTTAATATTTTCAAGCGGAATTTCTTCAAACTTGGTTGGATCAAACATATAAACAAGATCGAAATATTGAAGTCCATCCACATCCACAACCTTAGGTCTGTCCACGCACACCTCCCTTTTGTAAAAGTAGCCCCCAACCATATATACAATGTGATTGTGGCTAAAGAGTCCCATACCTCTTGGAAGAGGTTGAGATGGATTAGAGAACACAAGCTCGACTTCGTGTTTAAAACTATTAGATGTCATAGGGATTTTAATCCGAATTATTTCTACTCCGGAAATGAAATAAGCATATTTGAATTCTGAGATTTCCGCCATcctggaagaaaagaaaaaaaaacacatagatgcataattatacaaaaataattagatcAAAACTAATAACACATATAAACACAGTAGAATTTGTAAAAGAAGCAGATCTCCAAATTGGCAACTCTAAACACAGTAAAGACACACTACCAAAAAGAATTTCGTCTTCATCACTAACTGCCAGTGCATTATATTCCTCAATTCATTTATAATACCGTAGCTTAATATTGGGCCATCGGGAAAATTTTCGTGGACGGGACACCCTTCCCCCGCcgcatttaatatatattggaTACACATACACTGGCAGTATATACGATATATGCATAATAAAGTTTTAACACTCGAGCAATCcaagtatttaacatagatcagatcatcaataattaaacaaaataaatgaaattaaaaggcaggaaaataaatttatttatctgTACTGGAGTGTGGAGACTGCCGACTGGACTACTGGAGTGGAGGAGTTGCGAAGGAGACGACCGACTCTGATCTCTCGTCTCGAGGTACTCTTCTGagtttgcaaattgcaattgtAATTTGGGAAGGGGAAATTAGAGTTTAAGAATTAGGCATTTTAGGGGAAATGGGTAAAGTCGTAAAGGGTATTAGGTTTTTTGGGTTAATGGGCCGAAATGGGGACTTGGGATTTGGAGAAGGGTCCGGAAGGcaaattatttgttgttatgccattgtccatattcataattttataattttatgttcacaattttaaaaagagttaattccagcaattgTCCTtcgattattttgatttttcaaaattagttcctgacttttaatttggacaatttaagtcccttgactttcaaatgtgaacataaatataatatatgcagcccaactatcagcttaggcttttagttgagatggagcacatgctataatttggtatcaaagccatgCAAAAAGTCATGAGTTCGAATCTTCGCGTCACCCACaaaaaagagacttccacgtgttgcttggttGGAAATCCCCCGCACACGTTGAGATTATATGGTTTCGATTGACATTTCGAcggagattatattcatatatacagcgtataggacatgaaaaatataaatagcaTTTGACCTCAAGTTAACCAAAATTTAACGAAATGACCaatattggaaagaatttgaaagtcatgTGACCTAAATTGTCTAAAATAAAAGTCGATaattaattttggaaaatcaacatagtcggagggccatggctggaattaactcattttaaaaatttatattcacaattacataactttatattcacaattttataactctatattcaacagtataacacaacttttgaatctatataaaaaaaattgtgaatataaattttaaaaaattgcgaATATTGAGTAACATATAAAAAAACttgtgaatataaattttaaaaaattgcgaATATTGAGTaacataattttgtatattgagatctaaaattgtgaacatagagttctaaaattgtgaatgtggaccCGGGTTCATAGCATATTTGCCGCAAATAACTGCCTTAAACACTGGAAATTTAAACTAGTGATTGAAAAAATCGGTTACTAGTACAAATAACATAAAGAAATGTAACCAACGTTTATTGGAAAAAGCAACCCCAAAGATTTGGGACCAAAAGCTGTTAGCAGTAACCATTGAATAAGTTTCTTCAGATTGAGATGGGTTAAAAGCGCGGAATGTATTTGCACCATCACCGTCTTCAAataaagtactccgtattttcTACGGTAGCACCATGAATAGCGCATAGCAAGGCAGCGCCCAATACACCGGCAACTCCCATCATATGAAATGGGTTCAATGTCCAATTATGAAACCCTTGAAAAAAGAGGATGGATCGAAATATAGCTGCTACACCAAAACTAAGCGCAAAGAACCAACCACACTGACCTAGCGGATAAATCAAGAATACATAAACAAAAATAGCAACTGTCTTCATCAGAAAAATAAACTCCTTcattcacaattacataactttatattcacaattttataactctatattcaatagtatataacacaatttttgaatgagtgaatacccaaaatggtccatcgactatagcataattcacaaattagtcatcgactattgattgaatccaattaaatcctcaactattcaaattttacctaatttggtcctctgtaTCAATATTCgaggactaatttgtgaattatcctatagtcgagggaccattttgggtatttactctttttgaatctatataataaaattgtgaatatagagttcaaaaattgtaaatattgagtaatgtaatttgtatattgagatctaaaattgtgaacatagagttctaacaTTTTGaatgtggacccgggtccatagcatattTTGCCACAAATTATTGCGTGGTCATacctttaataatatatattaaaaatatatactttgtatTTGGCTATGTGGACCACGTGGCtcatgaaataattatttgggcTCTGGAACAGTACTACCTGCAGTCACATTACTTTTTAATGgaaaaataattgttcaatGTCTCTTTTTGCATGAGAAATAGCATTTACTTGACTGTTTAAAAATATCCATGATGTTTTTCCCTTTTGAAATAAACTTACTACAATGGTTTATAGACTTTCATCCCCTTAGTATAAAAGGGACATTAAGGCGAGTAAGGAAAGTAATACACATGTAAATATATTCACTCATGTAATATGATTTTCCTATGTCATGACTTGTTTGATCTATCTGacaaattcataaattttaaaaaaatgtttacatgtacataaaaaATCTCCTTTGGATGTTAAAATAAAATCCTCATCTAATTCCTCACCAACTCCACTGGTCTCCATTCTAGATGTATGGTCAAGTAATTCTCCAGCTGGataaataaatatcatatatataagtttCATCTGGATTGCTcactacaaattaaaataacataactTACTAATGTATAAGACTTATCTGTGTGAATACTTGATCCTTCAAAGTACTTTGTAATTGTATGtatgttttaattattaattgattCATTTTTATCACTAGTTTGACTTTTCAATTAAATACTCTGTACTtaagttatttttataatgtatacttttctaACCAATAGAAAAATG is a window of Ipomoea triloba cultivar NCNSP0323 chromosome 11, ASM357664v1 DNA encoding:
- the LOC115996728 gene encoding uncharacterized protein LOC115996728 — protein: MAEISEFKYAYFISGVEIIRIKIPMTSNSFKHEVELVFSNPSQPLPRGMGLFSHNHIVYMVGGYFYKREVCVDRPKVVDVDGLQYFDLVYMFDPTKFEEIPLENIKPLQNLNCDCMMYPNVIRAEDRIYLLSLPDYFGQNFDMIGHAFHFQYFDPNKNLFKTLPPPPVLRDYNLMNMVSLDARCHFFLRGYIYVFITDAKTCFQTSKFNTINSDSEWEDCKSMVDKFKEKNIPFPFLHVGDMGISNELADNTWILVALNGGALPIAYNVHLSDKGDIDPISHRVLAELHTSDVHKYGRENDWKQLADMGGGRFCVMCCALDEDFLIYGFEIDFELEWTIQSDKTKVSSSSIIFKMEFNHNYPIPLKGQLTGFCIGSAPPPLASPDNEDQDKNDRKSKRKRGSRLFVYLFPALLLLLLRRR